TCACTATTCCCTTTCCTCTTGGACAACAACCCATTTTTGAGTTAGATCATATATTGATTCTTTTCATTACAGTAAGATGGAATATTTCAGGACACTGAGCGGCTGAAATGAGTCAAATGGTTTCTCATGGCTTTTTGTCCTTATTAAATTCAGAGCCTAAACAATACTCAGGTATATACATCACCTTCTACCCTCAGGCTGAAGGTCAGAATCCTAAAGGTCCTGAGCCTCAGGGCTGACTTTGTTCTCTTGTTGACTGAAAAGGAGACAGACCATAGAGGGGTTCCCACATCAATCTTAGAGCTAAATTTTGAAAGTTGACCATGGTACCATTCCAACAATGCATTGTTCTCACACTTTTTATTATGTCCTCTTGAGCAGAAATTGTGGGCCCATGGTGAGACCCAACTGAAGAATCCCTTTTGTCTTTTTTGATCAGGAAAGGAGAAGTTACTCCTATAAATAGATTAGGGACACACATATCAAGAGCAAACAGAATTCCTAATTCAAAGTCATTTGTTTCagctatttatttttcctgatgcAGACTTGCAGCCTGTCTTTCCCTAAAGgtctttttcttgccttccttAAACTCGATGGTCCTACTCTATTAGAATTGCCTGTTACTGTGAGAATGAACTATTACAATGCTAACTCTAATTTCTGAGGATCCTTCTTTACAATGTTCCCCTGCCTAACCGGACTAGGAAGTGATCATTTTCTACTACAGATTTGGCCCTAAGTACTATCTTCTTGTGAATAGTCAAAGGAGACCAGCCCAAGTTTGGAGAACTATTTAGAATAGTGGTTCTTATACTTTTTGGTCTCAGAAcctctttacactcttaaaaatcatCAAAGATATCAAAAAACTTTATATAGGTTTAGATATTGactgtattaaaaattaaaacagaaaaatttttattttaaatacttaaaataaacCTGTTAAATCTTAACATaatgtatttaatgaaaaatatatattcccctccaaaaaaaatgaGCAAGAAGAAAggcattgtttttcatttttgtaaatctcTAATGTTTGGCTTAACAGTAGAAAATGGACTTTTATATCTGCCTCTCCATTCAATGTGgtgatgttttgttttggttgaaaTATATGGAGAGAATCTGGCCTCACAAAGATGCAATTGGGAAAAGGAGgaatattttaatagccttttctgATTGTTGAAGGTATTTTTCTTTGATAATACACCAAAACTCAGCAAGTGATAGCTTCTCAAAGGTTAGTTGCAAGGTGGAATCTAAAACCACATCAAGGAAATCCACTGATCTACCTTtcactttgaatggatcttttacccaTGTGTGATTGATTCTTTAAAAGTATGTATCAGTCATtgggaaaatattggttcactgagttaCGCAGATCTTCCAAATATTGTCACATgtcattatactatatatattttaaaataccattcatTAATATAACCACTGATCTCATCAGAAAGGTCTTTATGTATTGGCAAGCTATCAAGCTCACTGAGGTGTGTatgagttttccaaaattcttattTCTACTGGAAAGCTCCAGTTTTATCATTGGTAACCATAGTGtctattgttttccttgaagtgacagacttggtacattcttttttttttaatccaaaatgtGTTTATTGGGATGGTTTCCCATTCATTTTGTTTCAGGATGCTTTTAGTGCTGCTTCTGTCTAAAGGAGCATCCTTCTGTAAGCCTTACTATTCCTCCTGTAGGCTGGCAGAGGACAGTAAAGCAGCCAACACAAAAAACTACTGTTTGTGCATGGCTAAAGATGGTTGTGATTTTATAGCATCCTGGGTATTTCACATCCATGAAATAGGAACTGGGGCTTTGCACCAGGTGCTTCTTcttgtgtttcctcttctcctctgGAGAGGGATGAAGGGGATCCCTTGCGAGAGGCACGTTCTCGTGGGGAGGTTGTCACTACCAGAAAGGGTGGTACATTCATTTTTGAGTAAATATCTGCCAAATACCCAAATCTGAATACCAAAGTCTGTCTGTCATTCATTCAAGTATAAACGGTGTTCCATGAAAAACGTGACTAGTTCAACTCCTAATTCAAATGATGGTACAAGGGCTTTGTCTCAAGACAACAACATACTTAGGTATGCAGCAGAAGTGCTTTATCGGTACTTTCCATTTCATCAcatggaatattaaaaagatgtgtaCTCAAGCATTGGGATTTAATAAAAGTACTGCTTCATCaggcacatttttaaatgaaattagcttttttcttcttcttcttgtgaGCACATAGTAGTGAAGAATAACTTGCTTTGGTACCACTGTCATGAATCATGCTAAGGTATCAGTAGAGTTACTTACCCACTATTCCTTTTGCATTACCAATGCcaatgtcaacacagtgaaaaacaaaaatagtattaGACAATTAGTATTATGTCTACTAAcatgaaattatgaaataaaatatgagatTATGAAATTAGTTTTACtcttattaataaaattagaattactaTCATTgcaattattatgaaaatagtgcTTCCTTCCTTGACCCTCTGAAAGGCTCTTTGGGACCTCAGAAGTTGATGAACCACACTTCGAAAATTGCTGATTTAAAGCCATTCGAGACAGGTCAACCCTAAGCTAAGAAGAATGAACAAGTACCTCCCCACATGGAAATTGGTGGCAGGATTCAAAACTCATCAAAGCAAAGATATAAAAACCCTCGGACTTCTAAGAAGCTTATTATTTAGTTTATTCTGCTTCATACTATAATAATAGTGGCTAGAATATATTTAGCATTTAATTCCTTAAATCCTTTATGACATCTCATTTAATCGCCACAATGACCCTATAATGCTGGTATATAACACTAGTATATACTAGGACGTGATACTATGATGCTGTCTAACTCTAAAGTGTTTGCTCTTACTAAGCCTCACATTTTCATCGTTTTTATATTCCTTTATAATATATTTGCTTCAGTGTTGCTTTTGGTACCTGGATATTTTGGTGAACTTAGGTATGACCCATCTTAACATGCAATGGATGGATTTCCATATAAGTGCTGTCACATCACTAAGAGTAAAgcatgaaattttttattttttagaaaccCTGATATTTCCAAATATGATAACACTCATCGAATTTCctcaaattgtttatttttattagcaTCCTGATCTGCAAAAACTGGaaagtttaaaagacaaaacatattacagaaaatttgtttttgaaaatttaagtgTGGAAGAAACATGAGGAGCTGGCAAAACGTGATAAAGCAGTTCTACACTTGGTATTTTCATTCAGCAATTTtaagtgtgtgtgcatttttttaagttttatattttacttatgaaCTAGTCGTGGGAACATAAAAGTCTCAAAAATTCCTAAAATGTTACCCAAAagctttttatagtttttggagaTGAATTGACTCAACATTTTGCAAAGTGTGGTGTGTGTACCTCTACTGATTCTCAACTtgatttttaagggaaaaacatTAACTTCAGTGGCTGATGCTCAGTAGTGTCAGTCTTTAGCAGATACCCTGCCTTGCCTGGTATAGGCGTGTGCTTTCTCTGCTACCCATCACGGTGCCCCAGCGTGCCCTGCTGGGactccttcccagcccctcccatctcTAGGTTCTCACCTTGgcagcccctcccaccttccccttcaTCCTCTCAGGGTCCCCTCAACCCCACCCCACACTCCCTTTTCCCTTTTACTTTTAGGTTGTTATTAAGATAAAAAGATTTCATGTATGTACAGcacttaaaatagtgcctggcacatggtaggcacagTGTGGGTGcttgataaataaatacataaaataactgagcacagagaattccctggcggtccagtggttaggactggacTAACCAGTcctaggactctgagcttccattgcaggggcccaggtttgatacctggttggggagctaaggtccTACAAGCTGcgaggacttaaaaaaaaaaaaaacaaagcacaggTTTCTCCCTCTGACACCGTGGTCTTTCATATCTTTTATGTCtcacttcttttcctttatatgcctgtttccttttttttttaaattgaagtataattgatttacaatgttgtgttagttttctggtatacagcaaagtgattcagttatatatgtattctttttcaggttcttttccactataggctattacaaggtattgaatatagttccccatttccttttttttaaaataaatttattttatttacttatttttggctgtgttgggtcttcgttgctgtgtgcgggttttctctagttgcggcaagcgggggctactcttcgctgcagtgcgcgggcttctcattgtgctggcttctcttgtggagcacaggctctaggcatgcgggctcagtagttgtgtcttgcaggctctagagcacaggctcagtagttgtggcgcatgggcttagctgctccgcggcatgtgggatcttcccagaccagggctcgaacccgtgtcccctgcattggcaggcgtattctcaaccactgtgccaccagggaagcccctccatttccttttaaaataaatttatcaagttaaaaaatagtcaactcaataaaaataataaataataatgtgtCACTGGGTAGAGCAAAATCATGACGGTGGTATGCAAATGACTAAAGTTGGCATATAGTGCAGTTACTGAGAGTGATGACCTGAGGCTCCTGGATTAGATCTGTGTTTAACCAGCTGTGTACATTTGAGAAAGGAATTCAGTGTGTTTGGGCTCTGGTTTCCTCATCCGTATGGTACAGGGTTGGGCTGGATGATCATCTCTGCATcctctaaaccagtggttctcaactgggggtgattttgccccctggGGACATTGGGcagtatctggagacatttttgcttttCACAACTGGGGATGGGGGtcgctattggcatctagtgggtagaggccagagatgctgctaaacactcTGCAATGCATAAGACAGCAGCACCCACCCCTAACAACAAGAATTATCTGTCCCTAAATGCCAGTAGCACCGAGGTTGAGAAATCCGGATCTAAAACAACAGGCTTCTACAATCTGACCATGGGATTTGTTGCCTGAGAAATATATAAATGGGTTATacacaagagaggctgtgatgtGAGCCCAAGGGTGCCTTTGGTTGCTCTTAAGAATTCGCGTCTGGAAACCAGCTCATAATAGAGCCATACCACttaggcaaacaaacaaataaacaacaacaacaacaaaacccttcTGTTTTGGGCTGAATCGCCCCCAACACTGACTAAATTGCTCCCTACATTCACTCTCTCTTCTAGTGATTTGGCAGTCTCCACTGCTCAAACTCATCAGAAAACAACTGCTTTATGCTCAAGAGTTGGGTATTTTCGGGTCTTCCAATGCCCAAATATAGAAAGATTTGTGATTTAATTTTCTGTGCTCacattttcctacttcttttcaATGATCTTGGCCCTAAACACACTACTGATGTGTTTTGTACATAGATCATTCATCTGAAGCTATTTTTAGacacttccaatttttttttttttttttttgcggtacacgggcgtctcactgttgtggcctctcacgttgcggcgcacaggctccggacgcgcaggctcagcagccatggctcacgggcccagccgctccgcggcacgtgggatcttcccagaccggggcacgaacccgtgtcccctgcaacggcaggcagactctcaaccactgcgccaccagggaagcccctagacacttcctagttttatttcatttcaagaaTTTGCCAAATATTTGTTATGTCTTATTCTTTCTGCATCACATTCTGATTTAATCTGTTGGCTGGCAAGTTAATTATACCTATTGATACTGCTCATAATAACTGTTTCTTAAGTgaattcccctccccccattttctctttatttttctttgtcattttcagAGTAAACTGATTGTAGAAGTAGTATATCATCCAGTTGTCAGGACAACTGAAAACTTTTGCTGGTGGATAGGCAAAATGCCTTTAATCTATTTTTCATAGTTTGTGTTATCACTGCTACTACTACCCTTCTTGCTCTT
This genomic interval from Phocoena phocoena chromosome 13, mPhoPho1.1, whole genome shotgun sequence contains the following:
- the LOC136132906 gene encoding small ribosomal subunit protein eS27-like, whose amino-acid sequence is MDVKYPGCYKITTIFSHAQTVVFCVGCFTVLCQPTGGIVRLTEGCSFRQKQH